The DNA window TGGGGTTATAGTTAAAATCGGTGATACTAAGTATACTATTGAAGAAGCATATAAAGAATTCAGTGGTTACAAAGAAAAAGATTCAGATAGCAATTATACTATCAGCGAAGAAGGTGCTAAAAATTATTACACTCTTCTTAAGAATATTTTGATTCAACTTGCAGTTCCAACAACAAACGCAATTGAAAAATATGTTGATCAAAAAATTGAAAATGAGTACTATCAAGCTGCTAAAGATAATAGCAAGAGCAATGGTACTTCTGAAAATGAAGAAAGAGAAAAAATCTTAAGCAATCAAGGTGTTGAGAATGTTGACGAATTACGTGCTAAATTCTTACTTGAAAGAAAAACAACACGTAATACTAATGATTTTTATACTGATGAAAATTATGCAAAATTAACACCAGAATATATTGAAAAGAAATCTCCTTATCATGTTCGTCATATTTTAGTTAAAGTTGATGCTGCTACAAGCGATATCGATAACGCTACAATCAGTGAAGATGATGCTAATCAACTCTATAATGTTATCAGTCGTTTATCAACATCTGAAACATTTAGCCAAGTTGCCCAAACAGCTAGTGAAGATTCATCAGCTTCAACATATGGTGATGTAGGTATCATGGATATCGATACATCATTTGTCTCAGAATTTAAATATGCTTTATATGGCTATGATGCTTATTTCAATGCATCTAGTGACAAAGAAGCTGCTAAGACTAGACTTTCAATTCCTGAAAAGGCGGAAAGTGTAATTGGTACATATAATTTCGGTATACCTCTTTCTGAAGTTTTAAAACTTAAACAATACGCTGATGTTACTAAAGATAAGAACAATGTTTCTGTTGAAAGAGCAACAGATAAGAATTATCCAAGAAATATCATATTTAGTCATTATTTGAATAATCATGGTACTAGCTATATTTATTTAGATAAAGAACCAAGTTATTATGAACAAGAATTTGGTATCAAAGTTGATTCTAATAAATTTAAAGAAGTTTCTGGACTCTCTGCAAGTTTAAAAGAATATGCAGAGGTCGAAGGAAAATCAACATATCAAAATATTTCTTCTAGTAAATCTATTTTATGTGATGAATCAGGAAGACCTATTATTGTCACAAGAGCTGGAACTGGTACATCCGATTCTGGATATCAAGGAATTCACTTTATTATTGCCCAACGTTCTCCATTTGAAAACATGGACAAAATAAGCGATTA is part of the Firmicutes bacterium CAG:345 genome and encodes:
- a CDS encoding putative uncharacterized protein (product inferred by homology to UniProt), translating into MKKSLLSLSLVTLVTGTFLSSCSGVVKYEDGVIVKIGDTKYTIEEAYKEFSGYKEKDSDSNYTISEEGAKNYYTLLKNILIQLAVPTTNAIEKYVDQKIENEYYQAAKDNSKSNGTSENEEREKILSNQGVENVDELRAKFLLERKTTRNTNDFYTDENYAKLTPEYIEKKSPYHVRHILVKVDAATSDIDNATISEDDANQLYNVISRLSTSETFSQVAQTASEDSSASTYGDVGIMDIDTSFVSEFKYALYGYDAYFNASSDKEAAKTRLSIPEKAESVIGTYNFGIPLSEVLKLKQYADVTKDKNNVSVERATDKNYPRNIIFSHYLNNHGTSYIYLDKEPSYYEQEFGIKVDSNKFKEVSGLSASLKEYAEVEGKSTYQNISSSKSILCDESGRPIIVTRAGTGTSDSGYQGIHFIIAQRSPFENMDKISDYYTLDIPSTSSDETPSTEATYINFVKTDDRNVYNDRADAIRSVLKTVDNNMEYRIFKDNLSKAENVTIDSKIKEIIDRYMKASEESSAASKALTYSNSWETYLELLELQQDLIGRVLPTSCISSFENGEITKGGVCDVNY